A genomic window from Candidatus Bathyarchaeota archaeon includes:
- a CDS encoding 50S ribosomal protein L6, with protein MVRAVTVEEFVEIPLGVEVKVDGRIVNVKGPLGELRRDFSHTPVKIVVNGNNVKVSAEWPRKREAATVGTVRSHLRNMIVGVTKGFTYKLKIIFAHFPIAVRVEKDKVIIENFSGERTPRVAQIVGNTEVTVKGEDILVRGLDLEAVGQTAANIERATQIKYKDPRVFLDGIYIYEKLEGM; from the coding sequence GTGGTCCGTGCAGTAACAGTTGAAGAGTTTGTTGAAATTCCGCTTGGTGTTGAAGTTAAGGTAGATGGAAGAATTGTTAATGTTAAAGGACCGCTTGGAGAGCTTAGACGTGACTTCTCGCATACGCCAGTGAAAATTGTTGTGAATGGGAATAATGTTAAAGTTTCAGCCGAATGGCCGCGAAAGCGGGAGGCGGCTACGGTTGGAACCGTTCGTTCGCACCTTAGGAATATGATTGTTGGCGTAACTAAAGGTTTCACCTATAAGCTTAAGATTATTTTCGCACATTTTCCAATTGCAGTTAGAGTTGAAAAAGATAAGGTTATTATCGAAAACTTCTCAGGTGAACGTACTCCAAGGGTTGCGCAGATCGTTGGGAACACAGAGGTTACGGTGAAAGGCGAGGACATTCTAGTTCGAGGATTAGATCTAGAAGCGGTTGGTCAAACTGCAGCGAACATTGAGCGAGCAACCCAAATCAAGTATAAAGATCCTCGTGTCTTCCTAGATGGCATCTATATCTATGAGAAGCTGGAAGGAATGTGA
- a CDS encoding 30S ribosomal protein S8, translated as MSDPLANALSSIMNNEIRKRRECIISPASKLIGRVLRVMQQNGYIGEFEFIDDGRFGKFKVQLLGRINKCGVIRPRYPVKADEFEFWEKRFLPSREMGILMVSTSKDIMSHREAKEKHFGGRLVAYVY; from the coding sequence ATGTCTGACCCTCTGGCCAATGCTCTCTCTTCAATCATGAATAATGAAATTCGGAAGAGACGGGAGTGTATAATTTCTCCTGCATCTAAACTTATTGGGCGAGTTTTACGGGTCATGCAACAAAATGGGTATATTGGAGAGTTTGAGTTTATTGATGATGGGCGCTTCGGGAAGTTTAAGGTTCAACTTCTCGGCAGAATTAACAAGTGTGGTGTGATTCGCCCTCGTTATCCGGTCAAAGCTGATGAATTTGAGTTCTGGGAAAAACGTTTTCTCCCATCTAGAGAGATGGGTATTCTAATGGTTTCCACTTCAAAGGATATAATGTCGCACCGGGAGGCAAAGGAGAAACATTTCGGTGGGCGTCTAGTGGCATATGTCTATTAA
- a CDS encoding 30S ribosomal protein S14 produces MVAKQKPKKIRKYGKGSRPCRRCGSYGPIIRRYGLNLCRQCFREMAQKLGFKKYM; encoded by the coding sequence ATGGTGGCGAAGCAAAAACCTAAAAAAATCAGGAAGTATGGAAAGGGGAGCCGACCTTGTAGAAGATGCGGATCATACGGTCCGATAATTAGGAGATATGGATTGAATTTATGTAGGCAGTGCTTCCGGGAGATGGCTCAGAAGTTGGGTTTTAAAAAATACATGTAG